One region of Nitrospinaceae bacterium genomic DNA includes:
- a CDS encoding peptidase M23, with product MIFHLNKFCCFVFSLIFVFVILPGHGTADPVKEIQERIAQEKNELEKLKARLEKQNKTILAAGAKGNSVLRNLQKIDNQLKLKERELKIYQYNKKINQKKISQSTKQIALAEKQMESQKQILGKRLRAIYKEGNMFPVKVLFSAENFNDLIQRIKYMELVTAHDSSLFGKYDERLRQLEEGKKTLLLARTQLETLENDTLAKKSEIKNQKIEKSAFLENLNKKKTLGIKVKKEIQQASSNLNNLILKLEEKIEKGQGLDFQDKKGRLQLPVKGKFLNKFGKKRDKQYDTFIVYNGVDIKATKGTPVRAVSSGKVLFANELEGYGNLIIIGHGEDYHSLYGHLDEIITKVGRTVRSSQIIGRSGDTGSLVGETLYFELRHKGKPIEPTRWFQFAKK from the coding sequence ATGATTTTTCATTTAAATAAATTTTGCTGTTTTGTTTTCAGCCTCATTTTTGTATTTGTTATTCTGCCAGGGCACGGAACCGCCGATCCGGTGAAGGAGATCCAGGAACGGATCGCCCAGGAAAAAAACGAGCTTGAAAAATTAAAAGCCAGACTGGAAAAACAGAACAAGACGATTTTAGCCGCTGGGGCCAAGGGAAATTCGGTCTTGAGGAATCTTCAGAAAATCGACAACCAGTTAAAACTGAAAGAGCGGGAACTGAAGATTTACCAGTACAACAAGAAGATCAACCAGAAGAAAATTTCGCAGTCGACAAAACAAATTGCGCTGGCCGAGAAGCAAATGGAATCGCAAAAGCAAATCCTGGGTAAGCGACTTCGCGCGATCTATAAAGAAGGCAACATGTTTCCCGTCAAGGTTCTTTTTTCAGCCGAAAACTTTAATGATCTGATCCAACGCATCAAATACATGGAGCTGGTCACCGCGCATGACTCTTCCCTGTTTGGAAAATATGATGAACGGTTGAGGCAGCTTGAAGAAGGAAAAAAAACCTTACTCCTTGCAAGAACCCAGTTGGAAACACTGGAAAATGACACGCTCGCAAAAAAGAGTGAAATCAAAAACCAGAAAATCGAAAAATCCGCGTTTCTGGAAAACCTCAATAAGAAAAAAACCCTCGGCATAAAAGTCAAAAAGGAAATCCAGCAGGCATCGAGCAATTTGAACAACCTGATTTTAAAATTGGAAGAAAAAATTGAAAAAGGCCAGGGGTTGGATTTTCAGGATAAAAAAGGACGCCTGCAACTGCCGGTGAAGGGGAAATTTCTCAACAAATTTGGCAAAAAAAGGGATAAGCAATACGACACCTTTATCGTTTATAATGGAGTGGACATAAAGGCGACGAAGGGAACGCCGGTGCGTGCCGTTTCTTCCGGGAAGGTTTTGTTCGCCAATGAACTGGAAGGCTACGGAAATCTCATTATCATTGGACATGGAGAAGATTATCACTCCCTGTACGGCCATCTGGATGAAATAATCACCAAAGTGGGACGCACCGTCCGGTCCAGCCAGATCATTGGCCGGTCGGGGGACACAGGCTCCCTGGTGGGAGAGACCCTCTATTTTGAACTTCGGCACAAGGGAAAACCGATAGAACCCACCCGCTGGTTCCAATTCGCCAAAAAGTAG
- the ftsX gene encoding cell division protein FtsX, with protein sequence MNQAMQFMKNSVLTTFSNIKSNRQVFLISIATITIAFSILGLFLVIFVNLNSFLKTWNQQVQLVIYLEDKISANQRQVLEQLISSNQNVESMTFVPREEAWAKFKNTFSSKKSDFIDDLNFNPLPSSYNLKFKPSEDRFEKIRQSAEIFKKQPGVEALEYGEKWLAAFEQFMVFIRIFIFAIGALLALGLILIISNTIKLSFYSRQDEIELMLLIGATPNFIRVPFLIEGVLQGLFGGVIGLILIKILHIYIGIQFQGSLESIARGVEFHFISIPLILQLLLAGVFIGWMGSFLSIQQFMNLDHKK encoded by the coding sequence TTGAACCAGGCGATGCAATTCATGAAAAATTCGGTTTTAACCACCTTTTCAAATATAAAATCGAACCGGCAGGTTTTTTTAATCTCCATTGCCACGATCACGATTGCATTTTCAATTCTGGGTTTATTTCTGGTGATCTTTGTCAATCTCAACTCATTTTTGAAAACCTGGAACCAGCAGGTGCAACTGGTCATTTATCTTGAAGATAAAATCTCCGCCAATCAACGGCAGGTTCTGGAACAATTGATCTCCAGCAATCAAAATGTAGAATCCATGACTTTCGTTCCGAGGGAAGAGGCCTGGGCAAAATTTAAAAATACCTTTTCATCTAAAAAATCCGACTTCATTGACGATTTAAATTTCAATCCCCTGCCGAGTTCCTACAATCTGAAGTTCAAGCCTTCCGAGGACCGGTTTGAAAAAATCCGCCAATCCGCGGAAATTTTTAAAAAACAACCCGGAGTCGAGGCACTGGAATACGGTGAAAAGTGGCTGGCGGCGTTTGAACAATTCATGGTGTTCATTCGCATTTTTATTTTTGCCATAGGAGCCCTGTTAGCCCTGGGACTGATCCTGATCATCTCCAATACCATTAAATTGTCGTTTTATTCGCGTCAGGACGAAATCGAGTTGATGCTGCTGATCGGTGCAACGCCCAATTTTATCCGGGTTCCATTTCTCATCGAGGGGGTGCTTCAGGGACTGTTTGGAGGCGTCATTGGCCTCATCCTCATAAAGATTCTCCATATTTATATTGGCATTCAGTTCCAGGGCTCCCTGGAGTCCATTGCCCGTGGAGTGGAGTTTCACTTTATATCCATTCCCTTGATCCTTCAATTGCTGTTGGCGGGAGTTTTTATAGGATGGATGGGAAGTTTTTTATCTATTCAGCAATTTATGAATTTGGATCACAAGAAATGA
- a CDS encoding heptosyltransferase encodes MVERILIMSLTRMGDLVQATPLISGLRRKYPKAKITLMVSSDFASFVPNIPDIDDSLVLDMRQFTRKDSGQTLTWVVVYRYLESFLEDVKARRFDLAVNLSHSKLSALMILFLGIKKVCGFLCNEMGERMTEHPWMQYFGTEPFNRVYNPFNLVEIFTRAGDVRPEDQRIRIQVPEETPSTLAEALDREKITEGDLLIGIQAGSSLENRRWPAHYFAELADSLIRDLNARIVLFGVASESPLAEEICRLSTEREGIVDLTGKTGIPQLIGWVGRCRYLVTNDTGTMHIAAALGTKIVGLFFAHAHPYETGPYSPGHVLFQARIACAPCSYGVQCNNIVCIHKVQPHHVNAMIQKHIKEDAWSLPEDMGPLNEMNIFETRYGSDDRLALRPLIQHPIQLDDVFRWAYSRLWLESLGKNAPHGDVEIETLWLDHDCERVAEVLAPLQKKVAVLDDLDRLCREGMKATGSLLRFLRTGPSQKNMQTLAEEITRVDERMELAACAHPEVKPVVDLFAKRKENFQGEDVVRLAGDSLRCYEQMREELAKLTQLLNAVVKGFGSTGFKENQAGADSIKALVPGR; translated from the coding sequence TTGGTTGAACGTATTCTCATAATGAGTCTGACCCGCATGGGCGATCTGGTGCAGGCCACGCCGTTGATCAGCGGGCTCAGGCGCAAATATCCTAAAGCAAAAATCACCCTGATGGTCTCCAGTGATTTTGCGAGCTTCGTTCCCAATATTCCGGATATCGACGACTCCCTCGTTCTCGACATGCGCCAGTTCACCAGGAAAGACAGCGGGCAAACGTTGACCTGGGTGGTCGTATACCGTTATCTGGAATCCTTCCTTGAGGACGTTAAAGCCAGACGGTTCGATCTCGCGGTGAACCTCAGCCATTCGAAACTCAGCGCCCTGATGATTTTATTTCTTGGTATTAAAAAAGTCTGCGGATTTCTTTGCAACGAGATGGGAGAGCGCATGACCGAGCACCCGTGGATGCAATACTTCGGAACGGAACCCTTCAACCGGGTTTACAATCCCTTCAACCTGGTCGAGATTTTTACCCGCGCAGGCGATGTCCGTCCTGAGGATCAGCGCATCCGAATCCAGGTTCCAGAGGAAACACCATCCACCCTCGCCGAAGCGCTGGACCGCGAAAAAATTACCGAAGGAGATTTGCTGATCGGCATCCAGGCAGGCTCCAGTCTCGAAAACCGCCGTTGGCCCGCGCATTATTTCGCCGAACTCGCGGACTCACTGATCAGGGACCTGAACGCCAGAATTGTTTTGTTTGGCGTTGCCTCCGAGTCGCCGCTTGCAGAGGAAATTTGCCGGTTGTCAACCGAGAGGGAGGGTATCGTCGACCTCACCGGAAAAACCGGCATTCCCCAGTTGATCGGCTGGGTGGGGCGATGCCGCTATCTAGTGACCAACGACACAGGCACCATGCACATCGCCGCGGCGCTCGGAACCAAAATCGTCGGGTTGTTTTTCGCTCACGCGCATCCCTATGAAACCGGGCCGTACTCCCCCGGTCATGTGCTCTTTCAGGCACGGATTGCTTGCGCCCCCTGCAGTTACGGCGTGCAATGCAACAACATCGTGTGCATCCATAAGGTTCAACCCCATCACGTAAACGCCATGATACAAAAGCATATCAAAGAGGATGCCTGGAGCCTGCCTGAGGACATGGGTCCCCTCAATGAAATGAATATTTTTGAAACGCGTTACGGGAGCGATGACCGCCTTGCTCTAAGGCCGTTGATCCAACATCCGATCCAGCTCGACGACGTGTTCCGGTGGGCCTATTCCCGGTTGTGGCTCGAGTCTTTGGGAAAAAACGCACCGCATGGAGACGTGGAGATTGAGACACTGTGGCTGGACCACGATTGTGAAAGAGTGGCGGAGGTTTTAGCTCCTTTACAGAAAAAAGTAGCGGTGCTGGATGACCTCGATCGGTTGTGCCGCGAGGGGATGAAGGCCACCGGATCGCTTCTTCGGTTTTTGCGAACTGGCCCCTCTCAAAAAAACATGCAGACGCTTGCGGAAGAGATCACTCGCGTCGATGAGCGCATGGAACTCGCCGCATGCGCCCACCCTGAAGTCAAGCCGGTGGTTGATTTATTTGCGAAACGCAAAGAAAATTTTCAAGGCGAAGATGTCGTTCGCCTGGCAGGGGATTCGCTCCGCTGTTACGAACAAATGCGAGAGGAACTCGCAAAGTTAACCCAGCTTCTCAATGCCGTCGTGAAAGGATTTGGATCTACCGGCTTCAAAGAAAATCAGGCGGGAGCCGATTCCATCAAGGCGCTGGTTCCCGGCAGGTAA
- the ctpA-2_2 gene encoding peptidase S41, protein MTSVAQQTKTNKISLLPRVMKAIALISVLIYLGSGAVAVAEENNNETEKTSKNSYEKLKAFSEILSLVESNYVEEVESEELIEGAIRGMVKSLDPHSSYLPPKSYKDMLVDTSGKFGGLGIEISVKNGILTVVSPIEETPAFKAGIQAGDKIIKIEDESTLDMTLTDAVARLRGKTGTPITITIFRETLDAPKEYTIVRDIIKVRSVIKRVYRGDIGYVKIRNFSKSTSKDLDAALDEFRKVGVSKLVLDVRNNPGGLLNQAVEVSDRFLKKENLIVYTKGRTNEQNMRFTTHDKVNRVTYPMVILVNGGSASASEIVAGALQDLGRAIVLGTPTFGKGSVQTIIPLTDGSALRLTTARYYTPSGRVIQENGIEPDITVEMPLASELEKKDEEGKGKNEEKEKLRRFLREKDLKKHLKGKKSFDGVNEDDEPVATEEDEANDEESASQEEDLKKDPQLKTALSLLEGWDIMKKTLRPNSKIDASQVHNQISMNE, encoded by the coding sequence TTGACCTCCGTGGCGCAACAAACCAAAACCAATAAAATATCTTTACTTCCCAGGGTCATGAAAGCCATTGCCCTGATCTCTGTTTTGATTTATCTGGGGTCAGGGGCGGTTGCCGTTGCGGAAGAAAACAATAATGAAACGGAGAAAACCTCCAAAAACAGTTACGAAAAACTCAAGGCCTTTTCCGAAATTCTTTCCCTGGTTGAGTCCAATTATGTGGAAGAGGTGGAATCGGAAGAGCTGATCGAAGGCGCGATTCGCGGAATGGTGAAATCTCTGGACCCCCACTCCTCATACCTGCCGCCGAAGTCTTACAAGGACATGCTCGTCGATACCTCAGGAAAATTTGGCGGACTGGGTATCGAGATCAGCGTCAAAAACGGTATATTGACCGTTGTTTCTCCGATAGAAGAGACGCCCGCGTTTAAAGCCGGCATTCAGGCGGGAGACAAGATCATCAAGATCGAAGACGAATCCACCCTCGACATGACACTCACAGATGCAGTAGCTCGCCTGCGCGGGAAAACAGGGACCCCCATCACCATCACCATTTTTCGGGAAACCCTGGATGCACCTAAAGAATATACGATCGTCAGAGACATCATCAAGGTGAGAAGCGTCATCAAAAGAGTTTACCGGGGCGATATCGGTTACGTGAAAATCCGCAATTTTTCCAAATCCACCAGCAAGGATCTGGACGCCGCTCTGGATGAATTCCGTAAAGTGGGTGTTTCCAAATTAGTCCTGGACGTTCGCAACAATCCCGGCGGCCTGCTCAATCAGGCGGTGGAAGTTTCTGACCGATTCCTCAAAAAAGAAAATTTGATCGTTTACACCAAAGGCCGGACCAACGAACAAAACATGCGCTTCACCACTCATGACAAAGTCAACCGTGTGACTTATCCCATGGTCATTCTGGTGAACGGCGGCAGTGCCAGCGCCTCGGAAATTGTGGCCGGTGCGCTTCAGGATTTGGGCCGCGCGATCGTATTGGGGACTCCCACCTTCGGAAAGGGCTCCGTTCAGACCATCATTCCGTTGACCGATGGTTCCGCGTTGCGGTTGACGACGGCACGCTATTACACGCCCAGTGGACGCGTCATTCAGGAAAATGGCATTGAGCCCGACATCACCGTGGAAATGCCTTTGGCTTCTGAGCTGGAAAAAAAGGATGAAGAAGGTAAAGGAAAAAATGAAGAAAAAGAAAAGCTTCGACGCTTCCTGCGCGAAAAGGATTTGAAAAAACACCTTAAAGGGAAGAAGAGTTTTGACGGTGTGAACGAAGACGATGAGCCGGTCGCAACGGAAGAGGATGAAGCGAATGATGAAGAATCCGCTTCTCAGGAAGAAGATCTCAAAAAAGATCCACAGCTCAAAACGGCGCTGTCTCTTCTAGAGGGGTGGGATATCATGAAAAAAACCTTAAGACCCAATTCTAAAATAGATGCCTCCCAGGTTCACAATCAAATCAGTATGAACGAATAA
- the ftsE gene encoding putative cell-division ATP-binding protein — MIQLFNVSKTYGGVTPALNDVTFSVKKGEFIFLTGPSGAGKTTLLKILFRTEKFDRGQVLVHGMNIGKVPDRKLYTLRRQIGFVFQDYKLLERKSVFENVAFAQEVIGADRKRIRFKTWEALKNVGLTHKKDSYPPQLSGGEQQRVAVARALVNSPRIILADEPTGNLDPEISLEILKLFEHAKQRGVTVIFATHDQEMIRSRNHRVVIIKRGELVTS; from the coding sequence ATGATCCAGCTTTTTAATGTTTCAAAAACTTATGGGGGGGTGACCCCAGCCCTCAACGATGTCACTTTTTCCGTCAAAAAAGGCGAGTTCATTTTTTTGACGGGGCCCAGTGGTGCGGGAAAAACCACTCTGTTGAAAATTCTTTTCCGGACTGAAAAATTCGATCGTGGCCAGGTGTTGGTTCATGGAATGAATATAGGAAAAGTTCCGGATCGCAAACTCTACACCCTGAGACGGCAAATCGGATTTGTTTTTCAGGATTATAAACTCCTGGAAAGAAAAAGCGTTTTTGAAAACGTAGCCTTTGCCCAGGAAGTGATCGGAGCCGATAGAAAACGGATTCGTTTTAAAACCTGGGAAGCGCTTAAAAATGTTGGCCTGACCCACAAGAAAGACTCATACCCTCCGCAACTCTCCGGAGGCGAGCAACAGCGGGTGGCCGTTGCCAGAGCTTTGGTCAATTCACCCAGAATCATCCTCGCCGATGAACCCACCGGCAACCTCGACCCGGAAATTTCCCTGGAAATATTGAAATTGTTTGAGCATGCTAAACAAAGAGGGGTGACGGTGATTTTTGCGACTCACGATCAGGAGATGATCCGTTCACGAAACCATCGCGTGGTGATTATCAAGCGGGGGGAGTTGGTCACATCTTGA
- the pgk gene encoding phosphoglycerate kinase, whose protein sequence is MLDSIGMESLDSLNPEDLVGKTIFIRVDFNVPLLTAKRGYYRVADDTRIRRFLDLTFKKIHELTDGECRIIIGSHLGRPHKTKDHVGWDGIFNIQFVSTHFDTLIRKRYGDTYTIFPPEIIDSHLKHSLEILSHHRLPPGGVKFLPNLRYLLEPKNPETYREEFINDIAETSDVYINCAFGCSHRVTRSIKMLPHLMRQKGKIVLAGNLLHEEIRVLGGFGKRALSNPQKTVVIAGGAKIEDKISILKQFVQSRVKRIIIGGKMVNAFLLAKLRKDQVAPLSVDTIPTKLMGKSDEDRQTLINETKLAEEILDLSEKNGVEIVFPEDYKVVADFHDSTYEVKDLPDFNKELQLDLGPKTIENFSKTILTGDIENVFWNGPLGAYDHPSSSSYLEGSLELAKLLFGAALINPKLSVVIGGGDSAAILNRISINELKNLIKKQIEKQLLPPINRNLLTIGFSEDDSYILWNYFSSNFFVSTGGGASLEFLEQFLKNGGKSEWASYLPGTSALMESAPA, encoded by the coding sequence ATGCTTGATTCGATTGGCATGGAAAGTCTGGATTCTCTCAATCCAGAAGACCTGGTGGGAAAAACCATTTTTATCCGCGTGGATTTCAATGTTCCCCTGCTTACAGCCAAAAGAGGCTATTATCGAGTGGCCGACGACACCCGCATCAGGCGTTTTCTCGACCTCACGTTCAAAAAAATCCATGAACTGACGGACGGGGAGTGCCGAATCATCATCGGCTCGCATCTGGGCCGACCCCATAAAACCAAGGATCATGTCGGATGGGACGGCATATTCAACATCCAGTTTGTCAGCACTCATTTTGACACTTTGATCCGCAAGCGGTATGGCGACACTTACACCATTTTCCCGCCAGAAATCATCGACTCTCATTTAAAACATTCCCTGGAAATTCTTTCGCACCATCGTTTGCCTCCTGGAGGGGTGAAGTTTCTTCCCAACCTGCGTTATCTCCTGGAACCGAAAAACCCTGAAACCTACCGCGAAGAATTCATTAACGACATCGCGGAAACCTCCGACGTTTATATCAATTGTGCCTTTGGGTGCAGCCACCGGGTGACCCGGAGCATCAAAATGCTTCCTCACCTCATGCGGCAAAAGGGAAAAATCGTACTGGCGGGCAATCTGCTTCATGAAGAAATCAGGGTCCTGGGAGGTTTTGGGAAACGGGCTCTTTCCAACCCTCAGAAAACCGTGGTCATTGCCGGAGGCGCGAAAATTGAAGATAAAATCTCGATCCTCAAGCAATTTGTTCAATCCAGGGTTAAGCGTATCATAATCGGCGGCAAAATGGTGAACGCTTTTCTTCTGGCGAAATTGCGAAAAGATCAGGTCGCGCCCTTGAGCGTCGACACCATCCCCACCAAACTGATGGGAAAAAGTGACGAGGACCGGCAAACTTTGATCAATGAAACAAAATTAGCCGAGGAAATCCTGGATTTGTCCGAAAAGAACGGCGTCGAAATCGTTTTTCCGGAAGATTATAAAGTGGTTGCCGACTTTCACGATTCCACCTATGAGGTGAAAGACCTGCCCGATTTCAACAAAGAGCTTCAGTTGGATCTCGGCCCCAAAACCATTGAAAATTTTTCAAAAACGATTTTGACGGGTGACATTGAAAACGTATTTTGGAATGGGCCTTTGGGGGCATATGATCATCCGTCCAGCTCTTCTTATCTGGAAGGATCCCTGGAACTGGCCAAATTGCTATTTGGCGCGGCTTTGATCAACCCCAAACTTTCAGTGGTCATTGGCGGAGGCGATTCCGCCGCCATTCTTAACCGAATCAGCATCAATGAACTGAAAAACCTGATCAAAAAGCAAATCGAGAAACAACTCCTCCCCCCCATCAACCGAAATCTGCTCACTATCGGTTTCTCGGAGGATGACAGCTATATCCTGTGGAACTATTTTTCCAGCAATTTTTTTGTTTCCACCGGAGGGGGGGCGTCGCTGGAGTTCCTGGAACAGTTTTTAAAGAATGGTGGAAAGTCCGAGTGGGCCAGTTACCTGCCGGGAACCAGCGCCTTGATGGAATCGGCTCCCGCCTGA
- the rne gene encoding ribonuclease E, which translates to MPKKIMLINSDHPEECRAVILEDGKVDELIVEHSSHEQIKGNIYLGVINRVEPAIEAAFLDIGGKKFGFLPFKDVRRDSYLQTGEKKAKIRIQDVLVRGQKLLVQVVKEGRDAKGPSLTNWISLPGRFLVLMVGQEANAVSRKIEDETERKKLKEIIADFELPENMGVIIRTAGLGRTKLELQKDLQMLMKIWEKLDQDVRAESDKAPVLLYKEPNMVVRTVRDHFTADTSEIIVDDHDSYKEILGFVKMVMPRLHRRVKFYKETKPMFSQYKVEEQIESIYDRTVPLPSGGSIVIDIGEAMVSIDVNSGKTTGASQLEETAVNTNLEAAEEVGRQLRLRDLGGLIVIDFIDMYQKKNKALVERQLKQVCKKDKARINLSRISKFGLIEMSRQRMSPPVKEGVFEPCKTCGGAGQVKSVGAMVLGMLRKIQETLARGKVGLLAVNVSPEVADYMLKHKLHYLMDLQEKHKFIIEFISKPGLAFADFSYNVLERKKEEETDQESKPKERRPAARNEGRRGRAPAREEKTVQSDAAPNEAVQSDAVPSDSEGEKPKSQRPKSTSRKRYTRKKTSTKRSSNYRGRNRRSEKPSSQDGTEAKDNNTQKPDVDGNVLAASPVPGEEKPNVESPIPIVAPTSPENLDSGSKASPPPFNEEPLF; encoded by the coding sequence ATGCCAAAAAAAATAATGTTAATCAATTCCGACCACCCGGAAGAATGCCGGGCGGTGATTCTGGAGGATGGGAAAGTCGATGAATTGATCGTCGAACACTCCTCCCACGAACAGATCAAAGGGAATATTTACCTCGGTGTCATAAACCGGGTCGAACCCGCCATAGAAGCGGCGTTTCTTGACATAGGCGGGAAAAAATTCGGTTTTTTACCCTTTAAGGATGTGCGTCGAGACTCCTATCTACAGACAGGCGAAAAAAAAGCAAAAATACGAATTCAAGACGTTTTGGTTCGCGGACAAAAACTGCTGGTTCAGGTGGTGAAGGAAGGAAGGGACGCTAAAGGACCCTCCCTGACCAACTGGATCAGCCTGCCGGGCCGGTTTCTGGTCTTGATGGTGGGGCAGGAAGCCAACGCGGTTTCGCGCAAAATAGAAGATGAAACTGAAAGGAAGAAGCTAAAAGAGATCATTGCCGATTTTGAACTTCCAGAAAACATGGGCGTGATCATTCGCACCGCCGGGTTGGGCCGGACGAAGCTGGAACTTCAAAAAGATCTGCAGATGCTGATGAAGATCTGGGAAAAACTGGACCAGGACGTTCGTGCAGAAAGTGACAAAGCCCCCGTACTTTTATACAAAGAACCCAACATGGTGGTAAGGACCGTCCGCGATCATTTCACCGCCGACACCTCGGAAATCATTGTCGATGACCACGATTCATACAAGGAGATTTTGGGTTTTGTCAAAATGGTCATGCCCCGCCTGCATCGCCGGGTCAAGTTTTACAAAGAAACCAAACCCATGTTTTCCCAATACAAGGTCGAGGAACAAATCGAGTCTATATACGACCGAACCGTACCATTGCCGTCGGGCGGGTCCATAGTGATCGATATTGGTGAAGCCATGGTGTCCATCGACGTGAACTCCGGAAAGACCACAGGCGCCAGCCAACTGGAGGAAACCGCGGTCAATACCAATCTTGAGGCGGCGGAGGAAGTCGGCAGGCAGTTGCGGCTGCGCGATCTCGGCGGATTGATCGTGATCGATTTTATCGACATGTATCAGAAAAAGAATAAAGCGCTGGTGGAACGCCAATTGAAGCAGGTTTGCAAAAAAGATAAAGCCAGAATCAACCTGTCGCGGATTTCCAAATTCGGCCTGATAGAAATGTCCCGGCAAAGGATGTCGCCGCCAGTCAAGGAAGGCGTTTTTGAACCCTGTAAGACATGTGGCGGGGCAGGGCAGGTCAAGTCCGTAGGCGCGATGGTTCTGGGAATGTTGCGGAAGATTCAGGAGACCCTGGCGCGCGGAAAAGTCGGGCTGCTGGCCGTGAATGTTTCTCCGGAAGTTGCCGATTATATGCTCAAGCATAAATTGCACTACTTGATGGATCTGCAGGAAAAGCATAAATTCATCATCGAATTTATAAGCAAACCCGGTCTTGCTTTTGCCGATTTTTCCTACAACGTTCTTGAAAGGAAAAAAGAAGAAGAAACCGATCAGGAAAGCAAACCTAAAGAAAGAAGACCGGCAGCAAGAAACGAAGGCAGGCGCGGTAGAGCGCCCGCACGGGAAGAAAAAACCGTGCAGAGCGATGCCGCTCCCAATGAAGCCGTCCAGAGCGATGCTGTTCCCAGCGACAGCGAGGGTGAAAAACCGAAAAGCCAACGCCCCAAGTCGACTTCCCGAAAACGGTACACCCGGAAAAAAACTTCGACCAAAAGGTCTTCAAACTATCGAGGGCGGAATAGACGCAGTGAAAAACCTTCCTCCCAGGACGGAACGGAAGCAAAAGATAATAATACACAGAAACCCGATGTGGATGGGAATGTTCTTGCCGCAAGCCCGGTCCCTGGTGAAGAAAAGCCAAACGTCGAAAGTCCAATTCCCATAGTGGCTCCAACAAGCCCCGAGAATTTGGATTCAGGAAGCAAAGCTTCGCCACCGCCATTTAACGAAGAGCCTCTTTTTTAG